The proteins below are encoded in one region of Bdellovibrio bacteriovorus:
- a CDS encoding adenylate/guanylate cyclase domain-containing protein codes for MRIPISTKLITVTILILVAATGTITWISSDYFEKKASEQVDIANLESAAAKAKEVENIVSSLVDKTRVTASLLMKDTSDQTAASDDFDFNFTKDKNFVSLEILRLDGTSVHTVARKVKEDVLRPYNLASNYIINVRSWQKFPIRNVAQGNIELKNASYPKAPALITIGIPLVRDAQGKITHVALADVTLAPLEKPFTDPSERTQYLVDRYGELLAHKDEQKAMARLNVSKNPFVKKALTQKSPQYQTKFVDPDFDKNYFGASVKTSFGATVISQTSEETILEVSREVRRRAIFVAGSAISMAIFFIFLFSMTLTSPIEKLADMINLVSRGNFDVKARAQVKSHDEVGDLAEAFDHMTEGLKERDKVKSLFSKFHGSSVAEDLIGKDIGVGGQSKDVVVFFSDIRGFTAFSEKRSPEEVVEMLNEYFGVMVKIINSHGGVVDKFIGDAIMAVWGAPKTTDRDAHNAVRACLEMRRALETLNETRVARGQPPINIGMGLHAGLAISGTIGSDERMEYTVIGNTVNTASRIEASTKAFGADLLISDTVIEKIGEDFKTELAGAAEVKGRSEALKMFKVRGYRAEDGTMVEVKTPYSDYEAEAADKVKVKAA; via the coding sequence ATGAGAATACCTATTTCGACAAAACTCATTACGGTGACCATCCTGATCCTGGTAGCAGCGACGGGCACGATCACATGGATCTCTTCAGACTATTTCGAAAAGAAAGCTTCTGAACAAGTCGATATCGCGAATCTTGAATCTGCGGCGGCAAAAGCCAAGGAAGTGGAAAATATCGTAAGCTCGTTGGTGGATAAAACCCGTGTGACGGCCTCTTTGTTGATGAAGGACACTTCGGATCAGACAGCGGCCAGTGATGATTTTGATTTCAACTTCACAAAAGATAAAAACTTTGTTTCTTTGGAAATTTTAAGACTAGACGGCACATCGGTTCACACCGTGGCTCGCAAAGTAAAGGAAGATGTTCTTCGTCCTTACAATTTGGCTAGCAACTATATTATCAATGTTCGCTCTTGGCAGAAGTTCCCTATCCGCAATGTGGCTCAGGGAAATATCGAACTAAAAAATGCGTCTTACCCTAAGGCGCCGGCACTGATTACAATCGGCATTCCATTGGTTCGCGATGCTCAAGGTAAAATCACTCACGTGGCTTTGGCGGACGTGACCTTAGCGCCTTTAGAAAAACCCTTTACTGATCCCTCAGAGAGAACACAGTACTTAGTCGACCGCTATGGCGAGTTGTTGGCGCATAAAGACGAACAAAAAGCCATGGCCCGGTTGAATGTAAGTAAGAACCCTTTTGTAAAAAAGGCTCTGACGCAAAAATCTCCGCAGTATCAAACTAAATTCGTGGATCCGGATTTTGACAAAAATTATTTCGGTGCTTCCGTAAAAACTTCATTTGGTGCAACAGTCATTTCGCAAACTTCGGAAGAAACCATTCTTGAAGTGTCACGCGAGGTCCGCCGCCGAGCTATCTTTGTGGCAGGCTCTGCTATTTCCATGGCCATCTTCTTTATCTTCTTATTCTCAATGACACTCACCTCCCCGATTGAAAAGTTGGCGGATATGATCAACTTGGTGTCTCGAGGTAACTTTGATGTGAAGGCGCGCGCGCAAGTGAAATCCCATGACGAAGTGGGAGACTTGGCAGAAGCTTTTGATCACATGACTGAAGGTCTTAAGGAGCGTGATAAGGTGAAAAGCCTTTTTTCAAAGTTCCACGGCTCTTCGGTTGCCGAAGATTTGATCGGTAAAGACATCGGCGTTGGTGGTCAATCCAAAGACGTGGTGGTCTTCTTCTCAGACATCCGCGGTTTTACCGCATTTTCGGAAAAGCGTTCTCCCGAGGAAGTCGTTGAAATGCTGAATGAATATTTCGGTGTGATGGTTAAGATTATCAACTCTCACGGTGGTGTTGTTGATAAGTTTATCGGGGATGCGATCATGGCGGTTTGGGGTGCTCCAAAAACCACGGATCGTGATGCTCACAATGCCGTTCGTGCTTGTTTAGAAATGCGTCGTGCTCTTGAAACACTCAATGAAACACGTGTTGCTCGTGGTCAACCTCCGATCAATATTGGTATGGGCTTGCATGCAGGTCTTGCGATCTCTGGAACGATTGGTTCAGATGAACGTATGGAGTATACCGTTATCGGCAATACGGTGAATACGGCTTCCCGTATTGAGGCTTCTACAAAAGCTTTCGGCGCCGATCTTTTGATTTCGGATACGGTCATTGAAAAAATCGGAGAAGATTTTAAAACAGAGCTTGCTGGAGCCGCCGAAGTGAAAGGTCGTTCGGAAGCTTTAAAGATGTTCAAAGTCCGTGGCTACCGCGCTGAAGACGGCACCATGGTCGAAGTAAAAACGCCTTATTCGGATTACGAAGCGGAGGCGGCGGATAAAGTGAAAGTCAAAGCCGCCTAA
- a CDS encoding glycosyltransferase, whose protein sequence is MESSESTLHCSFVIYLHKDAAFIPSFMKDLRGFFQKFPLNYELLAVIEKDAEDALAQVKAAQTESPQREDIQTLFNEKYLGRAESLRRAFSKAQAPYVLVADPLLSTPFGDLFKVLQNLMTDPTVALCWGERISKKDSLFHRRTGPRHSIEHLFTGIFKEKNKSFSSLDPFCEIGGFTKESWLAIDKSLPAKLSGWYLHPDLHHAYAQHARKILEVPIWDSGATSLSYGYWSARWDLLKKSVL, encoded by the coding sequence ATGGAATCTTCAGAGTCAACCCTGCATTGCTCATTCGTTATTTATCTGCATAAAGATGCAGCGTTTATTCCTTCTTTCATGAAGGATCTGCGCGGTTTTTTTCAGAAGTTCCCACTGAACTATGAACTCCTCGCGGTTATCGAAAAAGATGCAGAAGACGCGCTGGCTCAGGTTAAAGCCGCTCAAACAGAATCTCCACAACGTGAAGACATTCAAACTCTTTTTAACGAGAAATATCTGGGGCGTGCAGAAAGTTTACGCCGAGCTTTTTCAAAAGCCCAAGCGCCTTATGTTCTGGTTGCAGATCCTTTGCTTTCCACGCCCTTTGGCGATCTTTTCAAAGTCTTGCAGAACCTGATGACAGACCCGACTGTGGCTTTATGTTGGGGTGAACGCATATCGAAAAAGGACAGTCTGTTCCACCGTCGCACGGGTCCCCGACATTCTATCGAACACTTATTCACCGGAATTTTTAAAGAGAAGAACAAAAGCTTCAGCTCACTGGACCCTTTCTGCGAAATCGGAGGATTCACGAAGGAGTCTTGGTTAGCCATCGACAAATCACTGCCGGCCAAGCTTTCCGGTTGGTACTTACACCCGGATTTACATCACGCTTATGCGCAACATGCCCGTAAGATTCTGGAAGTTCCTATCTGGGATTCTGGCGCAACGTCTTTATCCTATGGGTACTGGAGCGCGCGTTGGGATTTGTTGAAGAAAAGTGTTCTTTAA
- a CDS encoding DUF3465 domain-containing protein, whose protein sequence is MNMKWAFVLTCVFVLSSYETVEAKRKNRQEVNPVFEKIEQPSESFLIDENSSDADIVRAVNDQRRVDFVEGGSMVVVKVLPDDNQGLAHQKWTVRLSNGKNMQAVYNSDMCPRVPIKVGDVIAMGGQFIWTNKGGLLHWLHHDPRGKRQDGYVYVNGKFYCKD, encoded by the coding sequence ATGAATATGAAATGGGCTTTTGTTCTAACTTGTGTCTTTGTACTTTCATCTTACGAAACAGTTGAAGCTAAACGCAAAAATCGCCAAGAAGTAAATCCCGTTTTCGAAAAAATTGAGCAGCCTTCTGAATCCTTTCTTATCGACGAAAATTCCAGCGATGCAGACATTGTACGTGCCGTGAATGATCAACGTCGCGTTGATTTCGTTGAGGGTGGCAGCATGGTTGTGGTGAAAGTCCTGCCTGATGACAACCAAGGTTTGGCTCATCAAAAATGGACGGTGCGCCTTTCCAATGGAAAGAACATGCAAGCTGTGTATAATTCAGATATGTGCCCACGTGTTCCTATTAAAGTCGGCGACGTGATCGCGATGGGTGGACAGTTTATTTGGACAAACAAAGGTGGCCTCCTCCATTGGCTGCATCATGACCCGCGCGGCAAACGCCAAGATGGTTATGTTTATGTAAACGGGAAGTTCTATTGCAAAGACTAG
- the greB gene encoding transcription elongation factor GreB yields the protein MNQKTGWRVSIEWSRVLPMDNNKNYITPQGLAKLKAEYHELMHVERPKLVEVVAWAASNGDRSENADYQYGKRRLREIDKRVHFLTKRIEDAEVVDPKAMKGTTVLFSATVTLADEEGEEVVYQIVGEDEFDPKNGKISWKSPVAKALLGKKVGDEVRIVKPAGEEYVTIESVEYK from the coding sequence ATGAATCAGAAAACAGGCTGGAGAGTTTCTATCGAATGGTCTAGAGTCTTGCCTATGGATAATAATAAGAACTACATTACGCCCCAAGGTCTAGCCAAACTCAAAGCCGAGTACCATGAGCTCATGCATGTGGAGCGCCCGAAGCTTGTTGAAGTGGTGGCTTGGGCCGCCAGCAATGGAGATCGTTCTGAAAACGCCGATTATCAATATGGAAAACGTCGCTTGCGTGAAATTGATAAGCGCGTTCATTTTCTGACAAAAAGAATTGAAGACGCCGAAGTCGTGGACCCAAAAGCGATGAAAGGCACGACGGTTCTTTTTAGTGCGACTGTCACACTGGCGGATGAAGAAGGTGAAGAAGTCGTCTATCAAATCGTGGGCGAAGACGAATTTGATCCTAAGAACGGGAAGATCTCCTGGAAATCTCCGGTGGCCAAAGCACTTCTAGGAAAAAAGGTTGGCGACGAGGTTCGTATCGTAAAACCTGCGGGCGAAGAGTACGTCACGATTGAGAGCGTCGAATACAAGTAA
- a CDS encoding fibronectin type III domain-containing protein, producing the protein MRLMTAFLILIFTFWTSAVWAAPYRRLVNFEWDAIEGAKSYDIELRQVKEDPKDAKTFTFKVKEAAWNGRLTPGKYLMKLRARDYRGVPGDWSPESDFNVGLEAAILKSPASRARIASKEEDSVKMEFQWNPVGGADMYQFVLTSEDGKTQVSEVIRDTKVKLSLPVANNYTWKVLAATNEGIRSDATSVSQFSVLGKALENPKISKPESEFVREVKWNRPDNVSSFDVFVLKLNEKDKKWEKFKVIENTQEESLPFDETWPGGRYQVAVRAKSNLRPSSPLAKQSFSVRHGDRSPAAEYTALVRKSIDRVTGWYAIASYLVTEMQFSGKNPEKNSAVAYSALGGTGRMGLGWFGDRTPWGFLGIIDMSGFTFNGKTQTFASAEANAVYRKTMGDRGELRFQVGPYYKELPETVGDPFSGSSEDLKITSAGPHFGAEYWFSLTPKLGIQVNAHMYMSLLKISTPNGAPLTPSMSTQYGFLGSYRFTPTFTGLVGYARREDKMSYKAVPASDNFAVDGDTNESTIVGNYLNIFAEWAF; encoded by the coding sequence ATGCGTTTGATGACCGCGTTCCTTATTCTCATTTTCACATTCTGGACCTCGGCGGTCTGGGCGGCGCCTTATCGCCGTTTGGTGAACTTTGAGTGGGATGCGATCGAAGGTGCAAAAAGCTACGACATCGAACTTCGCCAGGTGAAAGAAGATCCGAAAGACGCCAAAACTTTTACTTTCAAAGTGAAAGAAGCTGCATGGAATGGACGCTTGACTCCCGGCAAGTACCTCATGAAGTTGCGTGCGCGTGACTATCGGGGTGTTCCGGGTGATTGGTCTCCAGAGAGTGATTTCAATGTGGGCTTAGAGGCCGCTATTTTAAAATCCCCCGCTTCTCGCGCCAGAATCGCCAGCAAAGAAGAAGACAGTGTTAAGATGGAATTCCAATGGAATCCTGTGGGCGGCGCAGACATGTACCAATTCGTTCTAACTTCGGAGGATGGCAAAACTCAAGTCAGTGAAGTCATTCGCGATACGAAAGTGAAATTGTCCCTTCCAGTGGCGAACAACTACACTTGGAAGGTTCTAGCCGCCACGAATGAAGGCATTCGCAGTGATGCGACTTCCGTGTCACAATTCTCTGTTTTAGGGAAGGCTTTGGAAAATCCAAAGATCAGCAAACCTGAAAGTGAGTTCGTGCGCGAAGTAAAATGGAATCGTCCCGACAATGTCTCTTCTTTTGACGTTTTTGTACTGAAGTTGAATGAAAAAGACAAAAAATGGGAAAAGTTCAAAGTCATCGAAAACACGCAGGAAGAGTCCTTGCCCTTTGACGAAACATGGCCCGGTGGCCGCTATCAAGTGGCGGTACGTGCAAAATCGAATTTACGTCCCAGCTCTCCTCTAGCTAAACAAAGCTTCTCAGTTCGTCACGGAGATCGTTCTCCAGCAGCCGAGTACACAGCACTTGTTCGTAAATCCATTGACCGTGTGACGGGATGGTATGCGATTGCCAGTTACCTAGTAACAGAAATGCAATTTAGCGGAAAGAACCCCGAAAAAAATTCGGCCGTGGCTTACAGTGCCTTGGGTGGTACCGGTCGTATGGGATTGGGTTGGTTTGGCGACAGAACTCCTTGGGGATTTTTAGGTATCATCGATATGAGTGGCTTTACTTTCAATGGTAAGACACAGACTTTTGCCTCTGCGGAAGCCAATGCGGTCTATCGCAAAACCATGGGTGACCGTGGAGAGTTGCGCTTCCAAGTCGGCCCTTACTACAAAGAACTTCCAGAAACTGTGGGTGATCCTTTCTCTGGCAGTTCGGAAGATCTAAAAATCACTTCGGCGGGTCCGCACTTTGGTGCGGAATATTGGTTTTCTTTGACGCCGAAATTAGGCATTCAAGTGAATGCTCATATGTATATGTCACTTTTGAAAATCAGCACACCGAACGGGGCTCCCCTGACACCGTCAATGTCGACACAGTATGGTTTCTTAGGAAGCTATCGCTTCACTCCGACATTCACGGGCCTGGTAGGTTACGCCCGTCGTGAAGATAAAATGTCTTATAAAGCAGTCCCTGCATCAGATAACTTTGCCGTGGACGGAGATACGAATGAATCCACCATCGTCGGGAACTATCTAAATATTTTCGCGGAGTGGGCTTTCTAA
- a CDS encoding YheT family hydrolase, which yields MQRLDLIPCEAPFWADSGHGQTLWSHFLKSPELENFGTQFEVDLPDGDRLFCFHIPGASDTVVSVYHGLSGDVTSDYMQRTALVCQKLGHSVVLVNHRGAGIGAAYARNPYHSGRAEDMSAVLKKLREMFPAKKQIAVGFSMSANILLCLLGGFRGEVKPDAAITVNAPIDLMQGSQLLKTGFNRIYDLRFVLRLRKNVEEKFRQGLITQKYDIPAWSTIWDMDQIYTAPAAGFKDRSDYYQNCSAIHYLSKIQTPTYVLTAQDDPFVSVENYMKASFSKSTMLHVEARGGHMGYLAKQNTPLGSVRWLDYYVHEALQSLKQVLA from the coding sequence TTGCAAAGACTAGATTTGATTCCATGTGAAGCTCCGTTTTGGGCCGACAGCGGTCACGGGCAAACTTTGTGGTCTCACTTTCTTAAGTCTCCCGAACTCGAAAATTTTGGAACTCAATTTGAAGTCGATCTTCCTGATGGAGATCGACTTTTTTGTTTTCATATTCCAGGTGCAAGTGACACGGTCGTAAGTGTCTATCATGGTCTTTCCGGAGATGTGACTTCGGACTACATGCAAAGAACCGCCTTGGTGTGCCAGAAGCTGGGGCACTCTGTGGTCCTCGTCAATCACCGTGGAGCAGGGATTGGAGCCGCTTACGCTCGCAATCCGTATCACTCGGGTCGTGCCGAAGATATGTCGGCGGTGTTAAAAAAACTGCGCGAGATGTTTCCGGCAAAAAAGCAAATCGCCGTGGGTTTTTCGATGAGTGCCAACATCCTGCTTTGTTTGTTAGGTGGATTTCGTGGCGAAGTAAAGCCCGATGCCGCCATCACGGTGAACGCCCCGATTGATCTTATGCAGGGCTCACAGTTACTAAAAACAGGCTTCAATCGTATTTATGATTTGCGTTTTGTTCTGCGTTTAAGAAAAAACGTTGAAGAAAAATTTCGTCAGGGATTGATCACTCAGAAATACGACATTCCCGCTTGGTCGACAATTTGGGATATGGATCAGATTTACACAGCGCCCGCAGCCGGATTTAAAGATCGTTCTGATTATTACCAAAATTGCTCGGCGATTCATTATCTTTCAAAAATCCAGACGCCCACTTATGTTTTAACCGCACAAGATGATCCTTTTGTGTCCGTGGAAAATTATATGAAGGCGTCTTTTTCTAAGAGTACCATGCTGCACGTAGAAGCTCGTGGTGGACATATGGGGTATTTGGCAAAACAAAATACGCCCTTAGGTTCTGTGCGCTGGCTAGATTATTACGTCCACGAGGCTTTGCAGTCTTTGAAACAGGTGTTGGCTTAA
- a CDS encoding FecR domain-containing protein yields the protein MKKQWKRLLVAALSSSSVFAVTWYWYQSTEDRNSSYGNEKPLAYVGKVVEDIQRRPASRLLWQLVNTGEPLYNGEAIRTSERGEVRIQFVDSDRYLDLEPESLIVIKKSEGEIALDLMEGSLFVNAKAGGAEANAPGLVLNSANGKVDLSQASASLSKGRGNSVDVQVLEGKASVKGDDGRSKDLTSTTVIKVLTPLPQKPIAMDAESPQPVPFQWTGFPQGTQVSLWVGPSRKQLKPFVQAALNQNQVNASLPFGRHYWKLVGTSSLGNVIAESPIYKTEVLARYAPTVVFPTADADIPAAKTPFDMTFKWQKGDDTRQMTLEVWSDPTLQKKIATQSFSNEESYTLPSLKAGTYYWRMSSYYVESDKPVLGKVQKFTVKPAEQVQAKVERAPLVPVNVDFTMPETQMTQYYVEKPQVGLTWKADKTDDVALYRVKLLEENADPRSASSLEVKDTKFSATVPKPGRYIASIEAVNKDGQILGTKVSQPLTVSPLPLLQAPLFVPAEGPLQATFDGRTQLEWTKLDGAKEYWLTIRKNGKELKRSKYTNNMTALKNLLPGEYEIELSAMDNYGRPSEVAPARKLLVPDKSNLRAPTLKKIKVN from the coding sequence ATGAAAAAACAGTGGAAACGGCTGCTTGTCGCAGCACTTAGTTCATCATCAGTTTTCGCTGTGACTTGGTATTGGTATCAATCCACCGAAGACCGTAATTCCTCTTATGGAAATGAAAAACCATTGGCCTACGTTGGGAAAGTTGTTGAAGACATTCAACGTCGTCCCGCTTCGCGCCTGCTATGGCAACTCGTGAACACAGGGGAACCTCTCTATAACGGAGAAGCGATTCGCACCAGCGAACGCGGTGAAGTGCGCATTCAGTTCGTTGATTCAGATCGCTATTTGGATCTCGAGCCCGAGTCGTTGATCGTCATCAAAAAATCAGAGGGCGAGATCGCCCTTGATTTGATGGAAGGTAGTTTATTCGTTAACGCCAAAGCTGGTGGAGCCGAAGCCAACGCCCCGGGCCTTGTGTTGAATTCAGCAAATGGAAAAGTGGATCTTTCTCAAGCTTCAGCTTCATTATCCAAAGGCCGCGGCAACTCCGTCGACGTTCAAGTCTTAGAGGGTAAAGCCTCGGTAAAAGGTGACGATGGTCGAAGCAAAGATTTGACTTCAACAACCGTCATCAAAGTTTTGACTCCCCTTCCGCAAAAACCTATCGCGATGGATGCGGAATCACCACAGCCCGTACCGTTTCAATGGACAGGCTTTCCGCAAGGCACACAAGTTTCCTTGTGGGTGGGCCCAAGTCGAAAGCAGTTAAAACCATTTGTTCAAGCCGCTTTAAATCAAAACCAAGTTAATGCTTCACTTCCCTTTGGGCGTCACTACTGGAAACTTGTCGGGACATCATCCCTGGGGAATGTGATTGCAGAAAGCCCAATTTATAAAACAGAAGTTTTAGCTCGCTACGCGCCGACAGTGGTGTTTCCTACTGCGGACGCGGATATCCCAGCGGCGAAAACTCCGTTTGATATGACATTTAAATGGCAAAAAGGTGATGACACTCGCCAGATGACTTTGGAAGTTTGGTCTGACCCCACTTTGCAAAAGAAAATCGCTACTCAATCTTTTTCAAATGAAGAAAGTTACACTCTGCCTTCATTGAAAGCTGGCACTTATTATTGGCGGATGAGTTCTTATTATGTCGAGTCTGACAAGCCGGTCTTAGGAAAAGTTCAAAAGTTCACCGTAAAACCTGCGGAACAAGTTCAGGCGAAGGTGGAGCGTGCTCCGCTGGTTCCAGTCAATGTGGATTTCACAATGCCTGAAACGCAAATGACTCAGTACTATGTAGAAAAACCTCAAGTGGGTTTGACATGGAAAGCGGATAAAACGGACGATGTGGCTCTTTACCGCGTGAAGCTTCTAGAAGAAAATGCAGATCCAAGATCAGCCTCTTCATTGGAAGTGAAAGACACTAAGTTCTCTGCAACCGTGCCCAAGCCAGGTCGTTACATCGCTTCCATCGAAGCGGTGAATAAAGACGGTCAAATTCTTGGCACGAAGGTGTCGCAGCCTTTGACGGTGTCACCTCTTCCACTACTTCAAGCTCCGTTGTTCGTTCCTGCTGAAGGACCTTTGCAAGCTACTTTTGACGGTCGTACTCAACTGGAGTGGACGAAACTCGATGGCGCCAAAGAATATTGGCTGACCATTCGTAAAAATGGCAAAGAATTGAAACGTTCGAAATACACAAACAATATGACAGCTTTAAAAAATCTTCTTCCAGGAGAATATGAAATCGAGCTTTCGGCGATGGATAACTATGGTCGCCCTAGCGAGGTCGCTCCCGCAAGAAAACTTCTGGTGCCAGATAAATCAAATCTGCGCGCCCCCACATTGAAGAAGATTAAGGTGAATTGA
- a CDS encoding flippase activity-associated protein Agl23, protein MKSAKVTQYYGTLFWLALLLLTVVTRFYDLDNKPIHFDESINGWFVIQMKSWGYYKYDPNNYHGPLLFYLIQVFEYLWGKSLETLRAVPAVFSVFSIMLFAFPVLQNRFVLTATSLFLLLSPAFLFFGRSGIHESPFVFFQLLFAMGFLRWFEKPDGKAWALVLTGVVGMMTLKETFTITGFCWLLGLLALGPKNFQQIFSWTQLKQTWSKKTTVLAFVLLILFVQLFTGFFQNMAGLADFVKAIVPWLKTGVHGKGHEKEFLYWVKVMWQAEPLALLGVLLSFAGMFSKQKSLRVLSVFSLSQLLIYSLIPYKTVWCILSLVWVFYLVLAFYLQLFFTNVKMRAVSLAVVTALSFLNARSLYASSYADPLDFDHPYIYVNSTYDLENLQRFILEEARKRPELFLQPVQIGMKEQWPWPWILRSFQNLDYNLCEKNLIEDASVYFCDPTESLDVDRVLNEPYWKLQIVLRQSREPSIVYLKQSVFPKIPFQNNVDVVGGEE, encoded by the coding sequence ATGAAATCAGCAAAGGTCACGCAATACTATGGGACTCTGTTTTGGCTAGCACTGCTGCTTTTGACAGTTGTCACACGATTTTATGACTTAGATAACAAGCCCATTCACTTTGATGAAAGCATTAATGGCTGGTTCGTGATCCAAATGAAGTCTTGGGGTTACTACAAGTATGACCCTAATAACTATCACGGACCTTTACTTTTCTATCTGATTCAGGTCTTCGAGTATCTTTGGGGGAAAAGTCTTGAAACACTGCGCGCTGTACCTGCAGTCTTCAGTGTCTTTAGTATCATGTTGTTTGCCTTTCCGGTTTTACAAAATCGTTTTGTCCTGACAGCGACCTCTCTATTTCTTTTACTTAGTCCGGCGTTTTTATTTTTTGGACGTTCAGGAATTCACGAATCGCCCTTTGTGTTCTTTCAGTTGTTGTTTGCCATGGGATTTTTGCGCTGGTTTGAAAAGCCAGATGGCAAAGCATGGGCCCTGGTGTTAACCGGTGTTGTCGGCATGATGACGTTGAAAGAGACATTTACAATCACAGGTTTTTGCTGGCTTCTGGGTCTTCTTGCTCTGGGCCCCAAAAATTTTCAACAGATATTTTCGTGGACCCAGTTAAAGCAAACATGGTCTAAGAAGACAACAGTTCTTGCCTTTGTGCTTTTGATCCTTTTCGTGCAATTGTTTACGGGTTTTTTCCAAAACATGGCCGGCCTTGCGGATTTTGTGAAAGCGATTGTGCCATGGTTGAAAACGGGCGTGCATGGAAAGGGACATGAAAAGGAATTTCTATATTGGGTGAAAGTCATGTGGCAGGCCGAACCGCTGGCGTTGTTGGGCGTGCTTCTTTCTTTTGCCGGGATGTTTTCAAAACAAAAAAGTCTTCGTGTCCTGAGTGTGTTTTCGTTGTCGCAGCTTTTGATTTACTCTTTAATTCCGTACAAAACGGTTTGGTGTATTCTGTCCTTGGTGTGGGTTTTTTATCTAGTGCTGGCTTTTTATCTCCAACTGTTTTTTACCAATGTGAAGATGAGGGCCGTGTCTTTAGCGGTCGTGACAGCGTTGTCTTTCTTGAATGCGCGAAGTCTTTACGCTTCTTCTTACGCGGATCCCTTGGATTTTGATCATCCGTATATTTACGTGAATTCCACCTATGATCTTGAGAATCTGCAAAGATTTATTTTGGAAGAAGCTCGTAAGCGTCCCGAACTATTTTTGCAGCCCGTCCAAATCGGCATGAAAGAGCAGTGGCCGTGGCCTTGGATTTTGCGTTCGTTTCAGAATTTAGATTATAATTTGTGTGAAAAAAATCTGATTGAAGACGCGTCCGTTTACTTCTGTGATCCTACGGAGTCTTTGGATGTGGATCGGGTCTTGAATGAGCCATATTGGAAATTGCAGATCGTGCTTCGACAGTCGAGAGAGCCTTCAATCGTATACTTGAAACAATCTGTCTTCCCGAAGATTCCGTTTCAAAATAATGTCGACGTTGTCGGGGGTGAGGAGTGA